GCAACTTCACAAGGTCTTACACAAACTCTTCCGCAAATTGCAGGAAGCGGATTTGTTTCTTTTATCAATGCAATTGCATCAATATACAATCCTTTTTCAATCAGCGAAATATAACCCTGAACATCTACTCCAGCCGGACATGTTTGTTTACAAGGAGCAGAACAATCTGCATAATGATTACTAAGCAAAAGGTCAAGTGCTGTTTTCCTGCTTTTCCTTACTTTTTCATTATCAGTATGAATACTCATTCCTTCGTTAATTTTTGTTGAGCATGATGGCTGTAATCCTCTCATTCCTTCAACTTCAACAACACAAACAAAACAAGAAGAATATGGCTCTAATCTTGGGTCGTTACAAAGTGTTGGAATTTCAATTCCATGTCGATTAGCAGCTTGTAAAATAGTTTCGCCTTTAAATCCTGTTACTTTTTTTTCATTCAGGAATATATTGAGTTTTTCTGACATTTCTTTATTGATTTTAATTAGATATATATTTTAATATCAAAATTTTAAGATAATTTTATTGCTTCAAATTTACATTTGGTATAACATACACCGCATTTAATACATAATTCCTGGTCAATAAAATGTAATTGTTTTCTTTCGCCTGAAATTGCATCAACAGGGCAGTTTTTAGCACAAACAGTACAGCCTGTACAATTATCATCGAATACTTCGTAAGTAAGAAGTTTTTTACAATTTATTGCAGGACATTTTTTATCCCTTATATGTGCTTCGTATTCATCACGGAAATATTTAATTGTGGTAAGTACAGGGTTTGGAGCTGTTTGTCCAAGTCCGCATAAAGAAGCATCTTTTATCTGGTATGCTAATTCTTCAAGTTTTTCAATATCTCCTTCTTCTCCTTCACCTTCGGTTATACGTGTAAGTATTTCCAGCATTCTTTTAGTTCCGATTCTGCAAAAAGTACATTTACCACATGATTCTTTATAGGTAAAATCAAGGAAAAATCGTGCCATGTCAACCATACAGGTAGTTTCATCCATTACTACCATTCCTCCCGAACCCATAATGGCTCCGGTTGCATTTACAGAATCATAATCAACTATCGTATCTGAAAGATATTCGGGAATACATCCACCTGATGGTCCGCCAAGCTGAACAGCTTTAAATTGTTTATTGTCCTGAATACCTCCGCCAAGTTTAAAAATAATATCCTTAATCGTTATACCCATAGGAACTTCAACCAAACCGCCACGTTTAATTTTTCCTGTAAGAGCGAATACTTTTGTGCCTTTACTTTTTTCGGTTCCGTATTTTGCATATTCTTCGGGTCCGTTAAAAATTATCCATGGAATATTAGCAAAAGTTTCTACATTATTAATATTAGTAGGTTTTTTCCAAAGTCCTGATTCGGCAGGAAAAGGAGGGCGTTTACGAGGCATACCTCTTTCGCCTTCAACAGAAGCAATTAATGCTGTTTCTTCGCCACAAACAAATGCTCCTGCACCTTCTTTAACATATATATCGAAATTAAATCCTTTTATTCCTAAAATATTATTACCGAGATATCCTTTTTTTCTTGCCTGTTCGAGTGCAATATTCAATCTTTTTATTGCGAGAGGATATTCGGCACGACAATAAATAATACCACTTGTTGCTTTAATAGAATATGCTCCGATTATCATACCTTCAATAACTGCATGAGGGTCGCCTTCTAAAAGTGACCTATCCATAAATGCTCCAGGGTCACCTTCATCAGCATTGCAGATAATATATTTTTCATTAGAAACACTATTTAATGCAAATTTCCATTTTATCCCGGTAGGAAAACCACCACCACCTCTTCCTCTTAATCCTGAATCTAAAACATTTTTAATAATTTCTTCCTTTGGAATATTATTAGCAGCTATTTTTTTGAGAGCCTGATAACCATTTTTTTCTTCATATTCTTCAATATATTCAGGATTAATTAATCCGCAATTACGAAGAGCAATTTTTACTTGTCCTTTAAAAAATGAATCATCGGCAGTTTCAAATAGCTCGGTTTTAACTATTAATTCTTTTGCAGGATTATTATTAACAATATGTTGTTCAATAATATCAATAGCTTTGTTTTCATCAATATTGCCATATAAACAAGAGCCTGATTCATCAATTATTTCGACTAAAGGTTCCCGATAACACATTCCGATACAACTGGTTTTTTTCAATTCAAAATCTAAATTATCAGTATCT
This is a stretch of genomic DNA from Bacteroidales bacterium. It encodes these proteins:
- a CDS encoding NADH-quinone oxidoreductase subunit NuoF — encoded protein: MNKTKVIVGLGSCGIAAGANKVYDKIKAIKDTDNLDFELKKTSCIGMCYREPLVEIIDESGSCLYGNIDENKAIDIIEQHIVNNNPAKELIVKTELFETADDSFFKGQVKIALRNCGLINPEYIEEYEEKNGYQALKKIAANNIPKEEIIKNVLDSGLRGRGGGGFPTGIKWKFALNSVSNEKYIICNADEGDPGAFMDRSLLEGDPHAVIEGMIIGAYSIKATSGIIYCRAEYPLAIKRLNIALEQARKKGYLGNNILGIKGFNFDIYVKEGAGAFVCGEETALIASVEGERGMPRKRPPFPAESGLWKKPTNINNVETFANIPWIIFNGPEEYAKYGTEKSKGTKVFALTGKIKRGGLVEVPMGITIKDIIFKLGGGIQDNKQFKAVQLGGPSGGCIPEYLSDTIVDYDSVNATGAIMGSGGMVVMDETTCMVDMARFFLDFTYKESCGKCTFCRIGTKRMLEILTRITEGEGEEGDIEKLEELAYQIKDASLCGLGQTAPNPVLTTIKYFRDEYEAHIRDKKCPAINCKKLLTYEVFDDNCTGCTVCAKNCPVDAISGERKQLHFIDQELCIKCGVCYTKCKFEAIKLS